The following proteins come from a genomic window of Lycium ferocissimum isolate CSIRO_LF1 chromosome 4, AGI_CSIRO_Lferr_CH_V1, whole genome shotgun sequence:
- the LOC132052281 gene encoding E3 ubiquitin-protein ligase RSL1-like, with protein sequence MENFNQMANKSALDLSCDDFYFSLLFDEIQNDENFTISDDKYAEELQNQEVIMTSTIFNQNSTNSPAPTIFIQNSTNSPASSCVIANERVIGESSLSFCEICAERKETDEMFTIETCNHVYCTDCICKHVETKIQDNVQVVTCPGVACNGILDFVTCSSIIPKDVRNRWDEILCESLILGSQKFYCPYKDCSALLVNDSDEIVRESECPECHRLFCAQCYVPWHCGVECEEIQRLNADERGREDLMVRELAKAKQWGRCPHCKFFVEKTEGCLHMTCRCGSQFCYRCGVTWGADHAC encoded by the coding sequence ATGGAAAACTTTAATCAAATGGCAAACAAATCGGCTCTTGATCTTTCTTGTGATGATTTTTACTTCTCATTACTTTTTGACGAAATCCAAAACGACGAAAACTTCACAATATCAGATGACAAGTACGCTGAAGAACTCCAAAATCAAGAAGTAATAATGACTTCAACAATTTTCAATCAAAACTCAACCAATTCCCCTGCACCaacaattttcattcaaaactCAACCAATTCCCCTGCATCATCATGTGTAATTGCAAATGAACGGGTAATAGGCGAATCGTCGTTAAGTTTCTGTGAAATTTGTGCAGAGAGAAAAGAAACTGATGAAATGTTCACAATAGAGACCTGCAACCATGTTTATTGTACTGATTGCATTTGCAAACATGTAGAGACCAAAATCCAGGACAACGTTCAAGTTGTGACGTGTCCAGGTGTGGCTTGCAACGGAATTCTTGATTTCGTAACATGTAGTTCAATTATTCCTAAAGATGTACGTAATAGGTGGGATGAAATTTTGTGCGAATCGCTTATTCTTGGCTCTCAGAAATTCTACTGTCCGTATAAAGATTGTTCGGCCTTGCTAGTGAACGATTCGGACGAAATTGTTAGGGAATCGGAGTGTCCTGAATGCCATAGATTGTTCTGTGCACAATGTTATGTCCCGTGGCATTGTGGGGTTGAATGTGAAGAGATTCAGAGATTGAATGCTGATGAAAGGGGAAGAGAGGATTTAATGGTGAGGGAATTAGCAAAGGCAAAACAGTGGGGTAGATGCCCTCATTGCAAATTTTTCGTGGAAAAAACAGAAGGATGTTTGCACATGACTTGCAGGTGCGGATCACAATTTTGCTATAGATGTGGAGTGACTTGGGGAGCAGATCATGCTTGCTAA